In a genomic window of Babylonia areolata isolate BAREFJ2019XMU chromosome 3, ASM4173473v1, whole genome shotgun sequence:
- the LOC143280226 gene encoding uncharacterized protein LOC143280226, producing the protein MVLRILPKHGAVDIAETWCCGYCRNMVLWILPKHGAADIAETWCCGYCRNMVLRILPKHGAVDIAETWPRGGGLSPEPENRGQNITATQPHTIDLDPKQAPAQETLRAVPANKKPSVSRPRRGRLESARRFSVPPLAQQAAPSSPTAPCNHDTRRDPREPQILHTPKTANEPEEGVKLEVLHVNRVCASSSSIQITIGGTPVEAKVDSGAEITIVANSIFDSWKTKPQRVRDVVLYMADQESALQAFLTSPVPMRLGKTLFNERVYVAPISDQMLLGHDLLHHWGAVLDLKTDTLQVGKETVPMKMKFKNTPSVARVTAAGRTVVPPHSVVRVRAKLDRVLQDYYVEPSSRDDLLQPRTVQKAGTDPVVCLVNVSDRYCSVKKGQLLAVAHEIDDLLPDPEVHHQEGNTEKEPARPTTLLTCNVVSSGAPTHSSPTEIPEHLRQLVEDTGGKLTAEQQRQFEQLLLDYRDVFAKDDYDLGTFTAIEHEIDTGGARPIKQHMRRTPAMFAGEEEAHLKKMLNAGVIQESVSEWASAPVLIRKKDGSVRWCIDYRALNEVTVKDTFPLPLVEDCLDTLAGHTWFSKLDANSAYWQVRIKESDRKKTAFLTKFGLFEHVRMGFGLTNAPATFSRAVNLILRGLTWKTVLAFLDDILVLGKNFQDHLTNLRDALQRFRDYGMKLKPSKCLFFQSEVEFLGRKVSSNMLAMSEKDTETVAQWPIPKSTRDVESFLGFVNYHRMFVKDLAKLAQPLYGLTGKNKFHWGVEQQEAFDRL; encoded by the exons ATGGTGCTGCGGATATTGCCGAAACATGGTGCTGTGGATATTGCCGAAACATGGTGCTGTGGATATTGCCGAAACATGGTGCTGTGGATATTGCCGAAACATGGTGCTGCGGATATTGCCGAAACATGGTGCTGTGGATATTGCCGAAACATGGTGCTGCGGATATTGCCGAAACATGGTGCTGTGGATATTGCCGAAACATG GCCCAGGGGTGGAGGCCTATCCCCTGAGCCGGAAAACAGAGGCCAGAACATCACTGCGACCCAGCCACATACAATAGATTTGGACCCGAAGCAAGCTCCTGCTCAGGAGACCTTAAGAGCTGTCCCAGCCAATAAAAAACCTTCAGTGTCCAGACCTAGGAGAGGGCGGTTGGAGTCAGCAAGACGGTTCTCTGTACCCCCGCTGGCTCAGCAGGCAGCACCCTCATCCCCGACTGCCCCCTGTAACCACGACACCCGGAGAGATCCCAGGGAGCCACAGATCCTACATACGCCCAAGACGGCGAATGAGCCAGAGGAAGGAGTCAAGCTGGAAGTCCTCCATGTTAACAGAGTCTGCGCCAGTTCGTCCAGCATCCAGATCACCATTGGTGGAACACCGGTCGAAGCCAAAGTGGACTCGGGTGCTGAGATAACCATAGTGGCCAACTCCATCTTCGACTCATGGAAGACAAAGCCCCAGAGAGTCAGAGATGTGGTGCTCTACATGGCGGACCAAGAATCAGCCCTCCAAGCCTTCCTCACGTCTCCAGTTCCAATGAGACTTGGCAAAACGCTGTTCAACGAAAGGGTGTATGTGGCCCCCATCAGCGACCAAATGCTCCTGGGACATGATTTACTCCACCACTGGGGTGCCGTTCTGGACCTGAAGACGGACACTCTTCAAGTAGGAAAAGAGACGGTCCCGATGAAGATGAAGTTTAAGAACACTCCATCCGTGGCAAGAGTTACGGCAGCTGGGAGGACCGTAGTCCCCCCGCATTCGGTAGTGCGGGTGAGGGCCAAGCTCGACAGAGTACTCCAAGACTACTACGTGGAACCCAGCAGCCGAGACGACCTACTCCAACCACGTACGGTCCAGAAGGCAGGGACGGACCCAGTCGTGTGTCTGGTAAATGTGAGTGATCGTTACTGCTCCGTAAAGAAGGGGCAGTTGCTGGCGGTCGCTCATGAAATCGATGACCTCTTGCCAGACCCAGAGGTGCACCACCAAGAGGGGAATACAGAGAAGGAGCCAGCCCGCCCCACCACGTTGCTCACTTGTAATGTGGTCTCCTCCGGCGCTCCGACCCACTCCAGCCCTACAGAGATCCCGGAACACTTGCGCCAGTTGGTCGAGGACACAGGCGGAAAACTGACGGCAGAACAGCAACGTCAGTTTGAACAGCTTCTCCTGGACTATCGGGACGTGTTCGCAAAGGATGACTACGATTTAGGAACCTTCACGGCGATCGAACATGAAATTGACACTGGAGGTGCAAGGCCCATTAAGCAGCACATGCGTCGCACTCCTGCCATGTTCGCCGGCGAGGAAGAAGCCCATCTCAAGAAGATGTTGAATGCTGGGGTAATCCAAGAATCTGTCTCCGAGTGGGCGTCAGCGCCAGTACTGATCCGGAAGAAGGATGGGTCGGTGCGCTGGTGTATTGACTACCGAGCTCTCAATGAGGTGACGGTCAAGGACACTTTTCCCCTACCCTTGGTGGAGGACTGCCTGGACACCTTGGCCGGACATACTTGGTTCTCCAAACTGGATGCAAACAGCGCCTATTGGCAGGTACGAATCAAGGAGTCGGATAGGAAGAAGACGGCGTTCCTCACCAAGTTCGGGCTGTTCGAACATGTTCGGATGGGTTTTGGCCTGACCAACGCTCCTGCGACCTTCTCGCGAGCTGTCAACCTCATCCTACGTGGTCTCACCTGGAAAACTGTCTTGGCGTTCCTTGATGACATCCTAGTCTTGGGGAAGAATTTCCAGGATCATCTGACCAACCTGAGAGATGCGCTGCAACGGTTCCGAGATTATGGGATGAAGCTGAAGCCCAGCAAATGCCTTTTCTTCCAGTCTGAGGTGGAGTTCCTAGGGCGGAAGGTTAGCTCGAATATGCTGGCCATGTCAGAGAAGGACACAGAAACGGTAGCCCAATGGCCCATCCCAAAGTCCACAAGGGATGTAGAGAGTTTCCTCGGGTTCGTCAACTACCACCGTATGTTTGTCAAGGACTTGGCCAAGCTGGCACAACCCCTGTACGGACTGACAGGGAAGAACAAGTTCCACTGGGGAGTGGAACAACAGGAGGCCTTTGACAGACTGTGA